In a single window of the Deinococcus aerolatus genome:
- a CDS encoding DUF4870 domain-containing protein has protein sequence MSRTALAIPEADRTPAVLVHLSPLAGFVLPTLGNVLGPLVAWLALRDRSPALNQQGKEALNFQLSMWVYGVVIGVLAFILFSMGIIGGALGTAAGAQDLGAFAFLGTFAAFFVFLVPLLLLLSIVPFIFMIVAVVRVSAGQPYHYPLSIRFVR, from the coding sequence ATGAGCCGCACCGCCCTCGCCATTCCCGAAGCGGACCGCACCCCGGCGGTGCTGGTCCATCTGTCGCCGCTGGCCGGCTTCGTGCTGCCCACGCTGGGCAATGTGCTGGGGCCGCTGGTGGCGTGGCTGGCCCTGCGGGACCGCAGCCCGGCGCTCAACCAGCAGGGCAAGGAGGCGCTGAACTTTCAGCTGAGCATGTGGGTGTACGGCGTCGTGATCGGCGTGCTGGCCTTCATCCTGTTCAGCATGGGCATCATCGGCGGGGCGCTGGGCACGGCGGCCGGCGCACAGGATCTGGGGGCTTTTGCCTTCCTGGGCACCTTTGCGGCCTTTTTCGTGTTTCTGGTGCCGCTGCTGCTGCTGCTGAGCATCGTTCCATTCATCTTCATGATCGTGGCGGTGGTCCGGGTCAGCGCCGGGCAGCCGTACCACTACCCGCTGAGCATCCGCTTCGTGCGCTGA
- the rnhA gene encoding ribonuclease HI, which yields MTRPRTSFPKTAARKAQDRARDLLPLKAGIQPETPVAGNVVDLFSDGACDTAAGHGGWACILRSGGHELVLSGHEEGTTNNRMELRGLLEGLQSLKRPCQIRVITDSQYLRKAFTDGWILNWQRNGWKTAGKEPVKNQDLWEALIEQARTHALTFVWVKGHAGHGENERVDELAVQERKKLRAR from the coding sequence GTGACGCGCCCCCGAACCTCCTTCCCGAAAACGGCCGCCCGCAAGGCGCAGGACCGGGCGCGTGACCTGCTGCCCCTGAAAGCGGGCATTCAGCCGGAAACGCCGGTGGCCGGCAACGTGGTGGACCTGTTCAGCGACGGCGCGTGCGACACGGCGGCGGGGCACGGCGGCTGGGCCTGCATCCTGCGTTCGGGCGGGCACGAACTGGTCCTGAGCGGCCACGAGGAAGGCACCACCAACAACCGCATGGAGTTGCGCGGCCTGCTGGAAGGGCTCCAGAGTCTCAAGCGGCCCTGCCAGATCCGCGTGATCACCGACAGCCAGTACCTGCGGAAAGCCTTCACCGACGGCTGGATTCTGAACTGGCAGCGCAACGGCTGGAAAACAGCAGGCAAGGAACCGGTGAAAAATCAGGACCTGTGGGAGGCGCTGATCGAGCAGGCCAGAACCCACGCCCTGACCTTCGTGTGGGTCAAGGGCCATGCCGGGCACGGTGAGAACGAGCGGGTGGACGAACTGGCGGTGCAGGAGCGCAAGAAACTGCGGGCAAGGTAG
- a CDS encoding GNAT family N-acetyltransferase translates to MRIALALEAYRTHSDRRIFVWDVDGRPVCAAGVQLAGREAQVLHIGTRPEQAGRGHGRNLLHAVAAQLGLTRLTAETDDDAVGFYRRSGFEVAEVAGRGGQRRYLCTLNLGETGNPGG, encoded by the coding sequence GTGAGAATCGCCCTTGCGCTGGAGGCGTACCGCACACACTCGGACCGCCGCATCTTCGTTTGGGACGTTGATGGAAGGCCGGTGTGTGCGGCGGGCGTGCAACTGGCTGGCCGCGAAGCACAGGTGCTGCACATCGGTACGCGGCCGGAGCAGGCCGGGCGCGGCCACGGGCGAAACCTGCTGCACGCCGTCGCCGCGCAGCTTGGGCTGACGCGGTTGACAGCGGAAACGGACGATGACGCGGTGGGTTTCTACCGCCGCAGCGGCTTCGAGGTGGCCGAGGTGGCGGGCAGGGGAGGCCAGCGCAGATATCTCTGCACCTTGAATCTGGGGGAGACGGGCAATCCTGGGGGCTAA
- a CDS encoding M42 family metallopeptidase — protein sequence MTPHTDPNTSINKDFLFALLSEAAPSGLERRAADVWKAEASAFARVSEDHYGNVYAELGPEDAPAIALMGHLDEIGLIVSYVGDEGLISFLGVGGWDPQVLVGQRIRLLAPGGDVLGVIGKKAIHVMEAEDRAKASKLEDLWIDVGLGKEEVQQRIPVGTYGVIEQEPLMVGDRIVSRALDNRVGAFIVLEALRALKDTDLRHRIVAVGTSQEEIGVFGATVSGHRLNPIAGVAVDVTHETKQPGVSEKKYGVAPFGSGANLAVGPMTSPVVLRQMTEAATKAEIPYTLSASGRYTGTDADALTLVRGGVPSAVVSIPNRYMHSPSEMVDARDVKACIDIIAAWVGALEEQPDFTRL from the coding sequence GTGACTCCGCATACTGATCCGAACACCAGCATCAACAAGGACTTTTTGTTCGCCCTGCTGTCCGAGGCGGCCCCCAGCGGCCTGGAGCGCCGCGCCGCCGATGTCTGGAAGGCCGAGGCCAGCGCCTTTGCCCGCGTCTCCGAGGATCACTACGGCAACGTGTACGCCGAACTCGGCCCCGAAGACGCGCCGGCCATCGCCCTGATGGGTCACCTCGACGAGATCGGGTTGATCGTGTCGTACGTCGGCGACGAGGGCCTGATCAGCTTTCTGGGCGTGGGCGGCTGGGACCCGCAGGTGCTGGTGGGCCAGCGCATCCGCCTGCTCGCGCCGGGCGGCGACGTCCTGGGCGTGATCGGCAAGAAGGCCATTCACGTCATGGAGGCCGAGGACCGCGCCAAGGCCAGTAAACTCGAGGACCTGTGGATCGATGTGGGTCTGGGCAAGGAGGAGGTGCAGCAGCGCATTCCGGTGGGCACCTACGGCGTGATCGAACAGGAACCGCTGATGGTGGGCGACAGGATCGTCAGCCGCGCGCTGGACAACCGCGTGGGCGCGTTTATCGTGCTGGAAGCCCTGCGGGCGCTGAAAGACACGGACCTGCGGCACCGTATCGTGGCGGTCGGCACCAGCCAGGAAGAGATTGGGGTATTCGGCGCGACGGTCAGCGGGCACCGCCTGAATCCCATCGCGGGCGTGGCCGTGGACGTGACGCACGAGACCAAGCAGCCGGGCGTGAGCGAGAAGAAGTATGGCGTGGCCCCCTTCGGCAGCGGCGCGAATCTGGCAGTGGGTCCCATGACCAGCCCGGTGGTGCTGCGCCAGATGACCGAAGCGGCCACAAAAGCGGAGATTCCCTATACCCTGAGCGCCTCTGGCCGCTACACCGGCACCGACGCCGACGCCCTGACCCTGGTGCGCGGCGGCGTGCCGTCCGCCGTGGTGAGCATTCCCAACCGCTACATGCACAGCCCCAGCGAGATGGTGGACGCCCGCGACGTCAAGGCCTGCATCGACATCATTGCCGCGTGGGTCGGGGCGCTGGAAGAACAGCCGGACTTCACGCGCCTCTGA
- the apaG gene encoding Co2+/Mg2+ efflux protein ApaG, protein MSRLPDPERPDPPGPEATPDVQVSVQVTHLPAQSTPGRRVFSYVIQIENRSDQTWQLLARHWDIVDALGHEISVDGDGVVGEQPMLPPGGLFVYDSFVTVEATPGRMGGYYVLQDAWGARAQVPIPTFMLDVSGERTLN, encoded by the coding sequence ATGAGCCGTCTTCCCGATCCAGAGCGCCCGGACCCGCCCGGCCCGGAGGCCACGCCGGATGTGCAGGTCAGCGTGCAGGTCACGCACCTGCCGGCGCAGAGCACGCCCGGACGGCGGGTCTTTTCCTACGTGATCCAGATCGAGAACCGCAGCGATCAGACCTGGCAGCTGCTGGCGCGGCACTGGGACATCGTGGACGCCCTGGGCCACGAGATCAGCGTGGACGGCGATGGCGTGGTGGGCGAGCAACCGATGCTCCCGCCGGGCGGCCTGTTCGTCTACGACTCCTTCGTGACGGTGGAGGCCACGCCGGGCCGCATGGGCGGCTATTACGTGCTGCAAGACGCCTGGGGGGCGCGGGCGCAGGTGCCCATTCCCACCTTCATGCTCGACGTGTCCGGAGAACGGACCCTGAACTGA
- the queA gene encoding tRNA preQ1(34) S-adenosylmethionine ribosyltransferase-isomerase QueA yields MPNPELNPALDCPGPDPASLCDADAVLARLNFTLPPERIAQTGAEPRDASRLMVVGRPDLTHRTFRELPDLLRSGDLLVFNESRVIPARVMARKPVTPDGHGGGAVEVMLLREEQHNVWSAYLKPARRAGKELWLGGHRAEVVGVLDDGARLLRFEHDLKPHLDEIGRLPLPPYIDAGDDDAVWRERYQTVYARDPGSVAAPTAGLHFTPELLARLDALGVERCAVTLHVGAGTFRPIQGSAADHTMHAERYAVSASTAAAINQARAQGRRVVAVGTTTVRTLESVWNGEAVRAGEGDTRIFITPSTPVHVPDLLLTNLHLPGSTLLLLVAAFAGEGRVRAAYDAALAGDYRFYSLGDAMLLENQRSGGAGQK; encoded by the coding sequence ATGCCCAATCCAGAACTCAATCCAGCACTGGACTGTCCCGGTCCGGACCCCGCCAGCCTGTGCGACGCGGACGCCGTGCTGGCCCGCCTGAACTTCACCCTGCCCCCTGAGCGCATTGCCCAGACCGGGGCCGAGCCGCGAGACGCCTCCCGCCTGATGGTGGTGGGCCGCCCGGACCTCACGCACCGCACCTTCCGTGAGCTGCCAGATCTACTGCGCTCCGGCGACCTGCTGGTGTTCAACGAGAGCCGCGTCATCCCCGCCCGCGTGATGGCCCGCAAGCCCGTCACGCCGGACGGTCACGGCGGCGGCGCGGTAGAGGTCATGCTGCTGCGGGAGGAACAGCACAACGTCTGGAGCGCGTATCTCAAGCCTGCCAGACGCGCCGGCAAAGAGCTGTGGCTGGGCGGCCACCGGGCCGAAGTGGTCGGTGTGCTGGACGACGGTGCCCGCCTGCTGCGCTTCGAGCACGACCTCAAGCCTCACCTGGACGAGATCGGACGGCTGCCGCTGCCCCCATATATCGACGCGGGTGACGACGACGCGGTGTGGCGCGAGCGCTACCAGACCGTCTACGCCCGCGATCCGGGCAGCGTGGCTGCCCCCACCGCCGGACTGCATTTCACGCCGGAACTGCTGGCCCGGCTGGACGCCCTGGGCGTGGAGCGCTGCGCCGTGACCCTGCACGTGGGCGCAGGAACCTTTCGGCCCATCCAGGGGTCAGCAGCGGACCACACCATGCACGCCGAACGGTACGCGGTCAGCGCGTCCACCGCCGCCGCCATCAACCAGGCCAGGGCGCAGGGCCGCCGCGTCGTCGCGGTGGGCACCACCACCGTCCGCACGCTGGAAAGTGTCTGGAACGGGGAGGCCGTGCGGGCCGGCGAGGGCGACACCCGCATCTTCATCACGCCCAGCACGCCCGTACATGTGCCGGATCTGCTACTCACCAACCTGCACCTGCCTGGCAGCACCCTGCTGCTGCTGGTGGCCGCCTTTGCCGGCGAGGGGCGCGTCCGGGCCGCCTACGACGCGGCGCTGGCCGGCGACTACCGCTTCTACTCGCTGGGCGACGCGATGCTGCTGGAAAACCAGAGGAGCGGCGGGGCGGGGCAGAAATAA
- a CDS encoding LabA-like NYN domain-containing protein codes for MHYVVHRPRVGVFIDTQNLYHSARDLLERTVNFETILNVATANRELLHAISYTVERENEATARPFIYKLSTLGFKVRRMNLHLHHVTDGGKPIYEGNWDMGIVADMVRLMDHLDVVVLGSGDGDFTDIVEVLQERGKRVEVIAFREHTAQRLIDAADRFFHLPDIEDALMPARQRGNAKADESKPEEAVQ; via the coding sequence ATGCACTACGTTGTTCACCGCCCCCGCGTGGGCGTGTTTATCGATACCCAGAACCTGTACCACTCGGCGCGCGACCTGCTGGAGCGCACCGTCAACTTCGAGACCATCCTGAATGTTGCCACCGCGAACCGCGAGTTGCTGCACGCGATCTCGTACACGGTGGAGCGCGAGAACGAGGCCACCGCCCGGCCCTTCATCTACAAGCTGTCCACGCTGGGCTTCAAGGTGCGGCGCATGAACCTGCACCTGCACCACGTGACCGACGGCGGCAAGCCCATCTACGAGGGCAACTGGGACATGGGCATCGTGGCCGACATGGTGCGGCTGATGGACCATCTGGACGTGGTGGTGCTGGGCAGCGGCGACGGCGATTTCACCGACATCGTGGAGGTCTTGCAGGAGCGCGGTAAGCGGGTGGAGGTCATCGCCTTTCGTGAGCACACGGCCCAGCGCCTGATTGACGCGGCGGACCGCTTCTTTCACCTGCCCGACATTGAGGACGCCCTGATGCCTGCCCGCCAGCGCGGGAATGCCAAGGCCGACGAGTCCAAGCCGGAAGAAGCCGTCCAGTAA
- a CDS encoding PLP-dependent aminotransferase family protein — translation MTRDGSPVGSTDALAAAQTAYDAIRARGLKLNMQRGQPSDADFDLSNGLLTTLGEADLSMDGIDLRNYPGGVTGLPSARRLFADYLDVKPENMIVWNNASLELQGFVLTFALLHGMRNSAQPWVKGDTKPRFIVTVPGYDRHFLLLQTLGFELVTVDMQADGPDLDAIERLVRDDAGIKGVLFVPTYSNPGGETISVNKARRLAAVQAAAPDFTILADDAYRVHHLGTPAETVNFVTLCRDAGHPDRAFVFASTSKITLAGAGLGFVATSEDNVRWMSRYLNAQSIGPNKPEQARHVKFLGSYPGGIEGLMRDHAALIAPKFRAVDETLRAELGENGEFATWASPQGGYFISLDTAAPVAARVVELADAAGVSLTPAGATYPDGKDPGNRNIRLAPTRPPIGEVYTAMGAVAACIRLATEEHRARQGQQAGGQVRS, via the coding sequence ATGACCCGTGACGGCTCCCCTGTTGGCTCCACCGACGCCCTGGCTGCGGCCCAGACCGCCTACGACGCCATCCGTGCCCGTGGCCTGAAGCTGAACATGCAGCGCGGTCAGCCCTCGGACGCGGACTTTGACCTGTCCAACGGGCTGCTGACCACGTTGGGAGAGGCCGATCTGAGCATGGACGGCATTGACCTGCGCAACTACCCGGGCGGGGTGACAGGCCTGCCCAGCGCGCGGCGTCTGTTCGCCGACTACCTGGACGTGAAGCCGGAAAACATGATCGTGTGGAACAACGCCTCGCTGGAACTGCAGGGCTTTGTCCTGACCTTCGCGCTGCTGCACGGCATGCGAAACAGCGCCCAGCCCTGGGTGAAGGGAGACACCAAACCCAGATTCATCGTGACCGTTCCCGGTTATGACCGGCACTTCCTGCTGTTGCAGACGCTGGGCTTTGAGCTGGTGACAGTGGACATGCAGGCCGATGGCCCGGACCTGGACGCCATCGAGCGGCTGGTCAGGGACGACGCGGGGATCAAGGGCGTCCTGTTCGTGCCCACCTACAGCAACCCCGGCGGCGAGACCATCAGCGTCAACAAGGCCCGACGGCTGGCTGCCGTGCAGGCCGCTGCGCCCGATTTCACCATTCTGGCCGACGATGCCTACCGCGTCCATCACCTGGGCACGCCTGCCGAGACCGTCAACTTCGTGACCCTGTGCCGCGACGCGGGCCACCCCGACCGGGCCTTCGTGTTTGCCAGCACCAGCAAGATCACGCTGGCGGGGGCGGGCCTGGGATTCGTGGCCACCAGCGAGGACAACGTCCGCTGGATGTCCCGGTACCTGAATGCCCAGAGCATCGGCCCCAACAAGCCCGAGCAGGCGCGGCACGTCAAGTTCCTGGGCAGCTACCCCGGCGGCATCGAGGGGCTGATGCGAGATCACGCCGCCCTGATTGCGCCGAAGTTCCGCGCGGTGGACGAGACCCTGCGCGCCGAACTGGGCGAGAACGGCGAATTCGCCACCTGGGCCAGCCCGCAGGGCGGCTACTTCATCAGCCTGGACACCGCCGCCCCCGTCGCCGCCCGCGTGGTGGAGCTGGCCGACGCGGCGGGCGTGAGCCTGACCCCCGCCGGGGCCACCTACCCGGACGGCAAGGACCCCGGCAACCGCAACATCCGGCTGGCGCCCACCCGTCCGCCGATCGGCGAGGTCTACACCGCCATGGGGGCCGTCGCCGCGTGCATCCGGCTGGCCACCGAGGAGCACCGCGCCAGGCAGGGTCAGCAGGCAGGAGGGCAGGTCCGCTCCTGA
- a CDS encoding MarR family winged helix-turn-helix transcriptional regulator: MPNRFSGKAAERDALDAYIKLWRAAHAVEAAANRHLGDHGLTLSQFAVLEALFHLGPLSQRQLADKILRSSGNLTMVIDNLERDGQVSRERNPADRRAFQICLTPEGRALIERILPGHVQGIQALFGVLDPDELQQLSSLTRKLGIEAQRVDAQRTGGGPQSSRRGKV; the protein is encoded by the coding sequence ATGCCCAACCGCTTTTCAGGCAAGGCCGCCGAACGCGACGCGCTGGACGCCTACATCAAACTCTGGCGGGCGGCGCATGCCGTCGAGGCCGCCGCCAACCGACACCTGGGTGACCATGGCCTGACCCTCAGCCAGTTCGCGGTGCTTGAGGCCCTGTTCCACCTGGGACCGCTGAGCCAGCGCCAGCTGGCCGACAAGATTCTGCGTTCCAGCGGCAACCTGACCATGGTGATCGACAACCTGGAGCGCGACGGACAGGTCAGCCGCGAGCGCAATCCCGCCGACCGCCGCGCCTTTCAGATCTGCCTGACCCCGGAGGGGCGCGCCCTGATCGAGCGCATTCTGCCGGGCCACGTGCAGGGCATCCAGGCGCTGTTCGGCGTGCTAGACCCGGACGAGTTGCAGCAGCTCAGCAGCCTGACCCGCAAGCTGGGCATCGAGGCCCAGCGTGTGGACGCCCAGCGCACGGGCGGCGGCCCACAATCGTCCCGCCGGGGCAAAGTTTAG
- a CDS encoding VOC family protein, translated as MTSSSSGQISPVQGLHHVTVMASDPQRNIDFYTRVLGQRMVKVTVNFDDPGTYHLYYGDRTGQPGTVMTHFPWPGAARGVRGNGEVVATAYSAPASSYDFWLGHLTAQGLEVRGGQRFGQKVLTVDDPDGTWVELVFGDGAPVENWAGSPVPHEHALRGFHSVTGWGGDTGAVRELLVSQLGFTEVGTEDDAEGQRTRFRGSGDDDGGAGVGLFVDVVERPGGARGSFGAGSVHHVALRTRDDDQQAAYLGQLTAAGFRPTPVQDRQYFHSIYFRESNGILFEIATDAPGFPDDEPVDELGRHLKLPAWYEARRPTIEAHLPRIVSPEYGVTLGTRVLDHTPVAREEPAAPGIQVFTAGRPLGEARVAAILLHGRGGTAQDILSLEADLNLSAFSYLAPQANGNSWYPQSFLAPVEQNQPHLDAALATVDALLAELETQGIPPQNVVLGGFSQGACLALEYVSRSRARLGGVVALSGALITLEDTGDLGGLPVFMGVAPDDAHIPLKRFEASADALRSRGAAVDARVFPGLGHAINAEELDAMRALMQAITAQA; from the coding sequence ATGACTTCCTCCTCTTCCGGCCAGATTTCCCCGGTGCAGGGCCTGCACCATGTCACCGTGATGGCGAGCGATCCGCAGCGCAACATCGACTTCTATACCCGCGTGCTGGGACAGCGTATGGTCAAGGTCACGGTCAATTTCGACGATCCCGGCACCTACCACCTGTACTACGGAGACCGTACCGGACAGCCCGGCACGGTCATGACCCACTTTCCCTGGCCGGGCGCGGCGCGCGGCGTGCGCGGCAACGGCGAGGTGGTCGCGACGGCCTACAGCGCCCCCGCCTCGTCTTACGATTTCTGGCTGGGCCACCTGACCGCGCAGGGACTGGAGGTGCGCGGCGGCCAGCGCTTTGGGCAAAAGGTGCTGACCGTAGATGATCCGGACGGCACATGGGTGGAACTGGTGTTCGGGGACGGCGCGCCTGTCGAGAACTGGGCCGGCTCGCCGGTGCCGCACGAACACGCGCTGCGCGGCTTTCACTCGGTCACCGGCTGGGGCGGGGACACCGGGGCCGTGCGCGAGCTGCTGGTGAGTCAGCTGGGCTTTACAGAAGTGGGGACCGAGGATGATGCCGAGGGCCAGCGCACCCGTTTCCGGGGCAGCGGCGATGACGACGGTGGTGCGGGCGTGGGCCTGTTCGTGGACGTGGTGGAACGGCCCGGTGGGGCACGCGGCTCCTTCGGGGCCGGCAGCGTGCACCACGTCGCGCTGCGGACCCGCGACGACGACCAGCAGGCCGCGTACCTGGGCCAGCTGACGGCGGCGGGCTTCCGGCCCACGCCCGTGCAGGACCGCCAGTACTTCCACAGCATCTACTTCCGTGAGAGCAACGGCATCCTGTTCGAGATCGCAACCGACGCCCCAGGGTTCCCTGACGACGAGCCGGTGGACGAGTTGGGCCGGCACCTCAAGCTGCCCGCATGGTACGAGGCCCGCCGCCCCACCATTGAGGCGCACCTGCCGCGCATTGTCAGTCCCGAATATGGCGTGACGCTGGGCACGCGGGTGCTGGACCACACCCCCGTGGCCCGGGAGGAGCCGGCCGCCCCGGGCATTCAGGTGTTCACTGCCGGACGGCCACTGGGCGAGGCGCGGGTGGCGGCCATCCTGCTGCACGGACGGGGTGGTACAGCGCAGGACATCCTGTCGCTGGAGGCGGACCTGAACCTGAGTGCCTTTTCCTACCTGGCCCCGCAGGCCAACGGGAACAGCTGGTACCCGCAGTCGTTCCTGGCCCCGGTGGAGCAGAATCAACCCCATCTGGACGCCGCTCTGGCGACGGTGGACGCCCTGCTGGCCGAACTGGAGACACAGGGCATCCCGCCGCAGAACGTGGTGCTGGGCGGCTTCAGCCAGGGGGCCTGCTTGGCGCTGGAATACGTCAGCCGCAGTCGGGCGCGGCTGGGCGGCGTGGTGGCCCTGAGCGGCGCGCTGATCACGCTGGAGGACACCGGTGATCTGGGTGGCCTGCCCGTGTTCATGGGCGTGGCCCCGGACGACGCGCACATTCCGCTGAAGCGTTTTGAGGCCAGTGCCGACGCCCTGCGCTCACGCGGCGCAGCGGTGGACGCCCGCGTGTTTCCGGGCCTGGGCCACGCCATCAACGCCGAGGAACTCGACGCCATGCGGGCGCTGATGCAGGCGATCACGGCGCAGGCGTAA
- a CDS encoding DUF2259 domain-containing protein gives MRRLPTLLLAATVTSAAANERIPVNQVRFSTTSARVMVLSSGERDGSGFGTASLKVFSTATGAQLYSRQKTGDELPNTLRWGLLTTPPTPATLSAYGLTPGAVSAAKYNRVYPQPFPQWSDGLGAGQTGVTSVALWSVPVPITLNVYALPSTCPYGDLLEPGAVPVGFRLTVNTQTIHRDLSLPADRTCAARYALERVDVRGNRVLVTVRAYGPGFEGPDATPVFIAATLR, from the coding sequence ATGAGACGACTGCCGACGTTGCTGCTGGCCGCCACCGTCACGTCTGCCGCCGCGAACGAGCGCATTCCGGTCAATCAGGTGCGCTTCTCCACCACCTCGGCGCGGGTGATGGTCCTGAGTTCGGGGGAGCGGGATGGCTCGGGTTTCGGCACAGCCAGTCTGAAAGTGTTCAGCACGGCGACGGGGGCGCAGCTGTACAGCCGCCAGAAGACGGGAGACGAGCTGCCCAATACGCTGCGCTGGGGCCTGCTGACCACGCCGCCCACCCCGGCTACCCTGTCGGCCTACGGGCTGACGCCGGGGGCCGTGTCGGCCGCAAAGTACAACCGCGTGTACCCTCAGCCGTTCCCACAGTGGAGTGACGGCCTGGGCGCGGGGCAGACCGGCGTGACCAGTGTGGCGCTGTGGTCCGTTCCGGTGCCGATCACCCTGAACGTGTACGCCCTGCCCTCCACCTGTCCCTATGGCGATCTGCTGGAGCCGGGCGCTGTGCCGGTGGGGTTCAGGCTGACCGTGAACACGCAGACCATCCACCGTGACCTCAGCCTGCCTGCGGACCGCACTTGCGCGGCCCGGTACGCGCTGGAGCGGGTGGACGTGCGCGGCAACCGCGTGCTGGTCACCGTGCGCGCCTACGGCCCGGGCTTCGAGGGGCCGGACGCCACCCCGGTCTTCATCGCGGCAACGCTGCGCTGA